From Elephas maximus indicus isolate mEleMax1 chromosome 1, mEleMax1 primary haplotype, whole genome shotgun sequence, a single genomic window includes:
- the LOC126071864 gene encoding uncharacterized protein LOC126071864 isoform X1, producing MNNIAKMGIPEHLIVLVRKLYIDQEAVVWTEQRDADWFKVRKAVRQYCILSPYLFNLYAEQINQEVGLYKEELGIRIGGTLINNLRYADDTILLAESEEDLKHLLMKIKGHSLQYGLHLNIKKTKILTTGPMSNTMINGEKSKVVKDFILLGSIINSHGSSSQEIKRRIALGKSAAKHLFKVLKSKDITLKTKMRLTQAMVFSIASLACESWTMNKKDRRRIDSFQLWCLRRILNIPWTAKRMDKSVLEVVQPECSLEARMAKLHLTYFGHVVRRDQSLEKDFMLGRVQGQQKRGRPSTRWIDTEAATMSSSITTIVRMAQDRAVFHSVVHTVSMSRNQLDST from the coding sequence atgaataacattgcgaaaatgggaattccagaacacttaattgtgctcgtgaggaaactttacatagatcaggaggcagttgtttggacagaacaaagggatgctgattggtttaaagtcaggaaagctgtgcgtcagtattgtattctttcaccatacttattcaatctgtatgctgagcaaataaaccaagaagttggactatataaagaagaactgggcatcaggattggaggaacactcattaacaacctgcgttatgcagatgacacaatcttgcttgctgaaagtgaagaggacttgaagcacttactaatgaagatcaaaggccacagccttcagtatggattgcacctcaacataaagaaaacaaaaatcctcacaactggaccaatgagcaataccatgataaatggagaaaagagtaaagttgtcaaggatttcattttacttggatccataatcaacagccatggaagcagcagtcaagaaatcaaaagacgcattgcattgggcaaatctgctgcaaagcacctcttcaaagtgttgaagagcaaagatatcaccttgaagactaagatgcgcctgacccaagccatggtattttcaattgcatcacttgcgtgtgaaagctggacaatgaataagaaagaccgaagaagaattgacagctttcaattgtggtgtttgcgaagaatattgaatataccatggactgccaaaagaatggacaaatctgtcttagaagtagtacagccagaatgctccttagaggcaaggatggcgaaactgcatcttacatactttggacatgttgtcaggcgggatcagtccctggagaaggacttcatgcttggcagagtacagggtcagcagaaaagaggaagaccctcaacaaggtggattgacacagaggctgcaacaatgagctcaagcataacaacaattgtaaggatggctcaggaccgagcagtgtttcattctgttgtgcatacggtctctatgagtcggaaccaacttgacagcacctaa